In the Borrelia duttonii Ly genome, one interval contains:
- a CDS encoding variable large family protein: protein MRVRRVKGIVMVMIIVMGCNSGGKDPEKVFLSEMVNLGKGFLEVFVSFGDMITGTLGIKAETKKSDVGVYFTKISETMKATKAKLNKILEQNGHYEKVKEKVDEFITTIDKIEAGAKEASGGASGSDAIGNAVKDQAAVSADKDVVNVLVKGIKGIVGAVLKENEGNAIATKTDGEQQKSIGGLFSGNKDDGTDAVAAAASATIGAVSGTDILQAIFKSDEVIDAEVKIDQVKNAAEIAAAKQDNAKKEITVDSAKKDAVIAAGIALRGMAKGGKFAAKNEDKSVQAVNGVVASAVNKVLSTLVIAIRNRVDLGLKEINKVLGEIKQVEGSEVKSN, encoded by the coding sequence GAGTGAGAAGAGTAAAAGGGATAGTGATGGTGATGATAATAGTGATGGGATGTAATAGTGGTGGTAAGGATCCAGAGAAAGTGTTTTTGAGTGAGATGGTAAATTTAGGGAAAGGATTTTTGGAAGTATTTGTGAGTTTTGGGGATATGATTACAGGGACGTTGGGGATAAAAGCGGAAACAAAAAAATCGGATGTTGGGGTTTATTTTACTAAAATTTCAGAGACAATGAAAGCAACAAAAGCAAAATTAAATAAAATTTTGGAACAGAATGGACATTATGAAAAAGTAAAAGAAAAGGTTGATGAATTTATCACAACAATTGATAAGATTGAGGCAGGAGCAAAAGAAGCATCTGGGGGTGCTAGTGGTAGTGATGCTATAGGTAATGCTGTTAAAGACCAGGCTGCTGTTTCTGCTGACAAAGATGTAGTAAATGTTCTTGTAAAAGGAATAAAAGGAATTGTTGGAGCAGTATTAAAAGAAAATGAAGGCAATGCTATTGCTACAAAGACTGATGGGGAACAACAAAAATCAATTGGTGGGTTATTTAGTGGGAATAAAGATGATGGGACAGATGCTGTAGCAGCTGCAGCAAGTGCAACGATAGGAGCAGTAAGTGGGACTGATATTCTTCAGGCTATTTTTAAGTCTGATGAGGTGATTGATGCTGAGGTTAAGATTGATCAAGTAAAAAATGCTGCTGAGATTGCTGCTGCTAAACAGGATAATGCCAAGAAGGAAATTACAGTAGATTCAGCAAAGAAAGATGCAGTAATAGCAGCAGGGATAGCATTAAGAGGAATGGCAAAAGGAGGCAAATTTGCGGCTAAAAATGAAGACAAATCAGTACAAGCAGTAAATGGAGTAGTAGCAAGTGCAGTAAATAAGGTGTTAAGTACCTTGGTAATAGCGATAAGGAATAGAGTGGATTTAGGATTAAAAGAGATAAATAAGGTATTGGGAGAGATTAAGCAAGTAGAAGGTTCTGAGGTTAAGTCTAATTAG